A genomic region of uncultured Fusobacterium sp. contains the following coding sequences:
- a CDS encoding polyprenyl synthetase family protein yields MFFKNYLDEHKKLIESSIDSYLAELTYPEVIAEGMKYAILNGGKRLRPILLFMTLDILGKDKTKGIASGVGIEMIHSYSLVHDDLPALDNDDFRRGKLTTHKKFGEAEGILIGDALLTHAFYILTARNSHLAPEQIVEIVKLTSSYAGINGMIGGQMMDIASEGKRIDMETLKYIHSNKTGKLIKLPVEIGCIIGEATPEEKEPLIKFSELIGLAFQIKDDILDIEGDFLTLGKPVGSDQELEKSTYPALIGLNESKELLKNTIEEAKSILVERFGEEKSAILLKLADYIGNRNK; encoded by the coding sequence ATGTTTTTTAAAAATTATTTAGATGAGCATAAAAAATTGATAGAAAGTAGTATTGATTCTTATCTTGCTGAACTTACTTATCCAGAAGTTATTGCTGAAGGTATGAAATATGCAATACTGAATGGAGGAAAAAGACTTAGACCTATTCTTCTTTTTATGACTCTTGATATATTAGGAAAAGATAAAACTAAAGGGATCGCCTCTGGTGTTGGAATTGAGATGATACACTCATACTCACTTGTTCATGATGATCTTCCAGCTCTTGACAATGATGATTTTAGAAGAGGAAAACTTACTACTCATAAAAAATTTGGAGAGGCTGAAGGTATCCTTATAGGAGATGCTCTTCTTACTCATGCTTTCTATATCTTAACTGCTAGAAATTCACATTTAGCTCCTGAACAAATAGTTGAGATTGTAAAACTTACTTCTAGCTATGCAGGAATAAATGGAATGATTGGTGGGCAAATGATGGATATTGCAAGTGAAGGAAAACGTATTGATATGGAAACTTTAAAATATATCCATTCAAATAAAACTGGAAAACTAATTAAACTTCCTGTTGAAATAGGTTGCATTATTGGAGAGGCTACACCTGAAGAAAAGGAACCTCTAATAAAATTCTCTGAATTAATTGGATTAGCTTTCCAAATAAAAGATGATATCCTTGATATTGAGGGTGATTTCCTAACTTTAGGTAAACCTGTTGGTAGTGATCAAGAGTTAGAAAAATCAACTTACCCTGCTTTAATTGGATTAAATGAAAGTAAAGAACTTTTAAAAAATACTATTGAAGAGGCTAAATCTATTCTTGTTGAAAGATTTGGAGAGGAAAAAAGTGCTATCCTTTTAAAGCTTGCTGATTATATAGGAAATAGAAATAAATAG
- the xseB gene encoding exodeoxyribonuclease VII small subunit, which produces MSKKTGSFEDNLLEIDEIIERLESGELSLTDSIKEYENAMKLLKKSSDLLNKAEGKILKVKEENGEILTEEV; this is translated from the coding sequence TTGAGTAAAAAAACTGGAAGTTTTGAAGATAATCTTTTAGAGATAGATGAGATAATTGAAAGATTAGAAAGTGGAGAGCTTAGTTTAACTGACTCTATTAAAGAATATGAAAATGCTATGAAACTTTTAAAAAAATCTTCTGATCTTTTAAATAAAGCAGAGGGAAAAATTTTAAAAGTTAAAGAAGAAAATGGGGAAATTTTAACAGAGGAGGTTTAA
- the rsmD gene encoding 16S rRNA (guanine(966)-N(2))-methyltransferase RsmD has translation MKIIAGEAKNKTIKSRKGTDTRPTLGSMKESLFSIIAPYVPDSVFLDLFSGSGSISLEALSRGAKRAVMIEKDSEALKYIIENVNNLGFQDRCRAYKNDVIRAIEILGRKGEKFDIIFMDPPYKDEVCTKVIRAIEKNGILAEGGLIISEHHLFEEMEDVIGSFKKADERKYGKKCITFYTR, from the coding sequence ATGAAAATAATTGCAGGAGAAGCTAAAAATAAAACAATAAAAAGTAGAAAAGGAACTGATACAAGACCAACTTTAGGGAGCATGAAAGAATCTCTATTCTCAATTATAGCTCCATATGTTCCTGACTCTGTTTTTCTTGATCTATTTAGTGGAAGTGGTAGTATATCACTAGAGGCTTTAAGCCGTGGAGCTAAAAGAGCTGTTATGATTGAGAAAGATAGTGAAGCTTTAAAATATATTATAGAAAATGTTAATAATCTAGGTTTTCAAGATAGATGTAGAGCATATAAAAATGATGTTATTAGAGCTATTGAAATTTTAGGGAGAAAAGGGGAGAAATTTGATATAATATTTATGGACCCCCCTTATAAAGATGAAGTTTGTACTAAAGTTATCAGAGCTATTGAAAAAAATGGTATCCTTGCTGAAGGTGGACTTATTATAAGTGAGCACCATCTTTTTGAAGAGATGGAAGATGTGATTGGATCTTTCAAAAAAGCTGATGAAAGAAAATATGGTAAAAAGTGTATAACATTTTACACTAGATAA